A genome region from Qingrenia yutianensis includes the following:
- a CDS encoding S-layer homology domain-containing protein: MKNLKKVLALVVVFAMMLSTVAFAGSFPDVADDADYASAIETLAAMGFFKGDDNGNFNPDATITRAEYAVIVCRLLGIEGSATGKCDFTDAADHWATGYIKMANQYGIVKGYGDGNFGPDDAVKYEEAVKMLVCALGYEPMATSKGGYPTGYIAVASQIGLLDGVSGAAQGTGAARNIVATMTYNALDIPVMEQVGFGTEISYEIMKKNDDHDKSTLLTKMGIYKLGGTILANSKVDYSGSNNKTDAGKIYFAMDDDYDCPESALAFKNDNQTVRNHTFEAGLTDAEDLVATSVILYVSKVSGKWTVQAAEIDGDNTNTLVIKAGDLNDTEKDLTKGDKAKPYIRYYKDGVTSGDGTKVNLNGNYVAAWNNNIADLTALTSDVSATVEFIDWDNDNKYDIVKVSEYMHLIADKVDEKKGIIETLQGTKIDLDIDNDDAIVSIKDANGKALEMTDIANGDVLALLITSKDEKAVRPKLNYAKANYEALDIVVLKDSTVTGAVKEYDADGSDLTISVDGKDYDVATGDAGIYNKSKIDLQAEGTFYIGINGDIVGFEGDKLTSDNYGLILSAYTSSNKSTAPQVTIMTKEGKEVTYDFASSVRFVNPNTGKYIKENTKDKASSDLVSSLEKTTWKDVLSTSKEIRNSFNDAFTDELDEITEANRSAEVAKRLITFKLNSSNEIVEVTPASTDKVTTEDVDFGIASTTATKETYKANGQKLGKYLLADDAVIFDVDFDNPSSTKVSDVSYFVDDNDYTALLYNKDDDGYYGAVAIVAADAVFEDGAGLAIVESKRDTMVDDKEVTKVVAYKDGEKVELIFDDDEYTQKYSDVAPEDFAIGTVFMYTANAEGLVSKYAVVGQTTVASNNTKTFAFNAKFAKNYTADGDKVSVKDGDAFYLGYIMDKTSNDATVTVGVTAAVAGKGYKADKNGDQFTVSKANQYTVTGNAKNTSLSIGSYTYGDIDKYDADKDAAYYVLIRTYEDDEIDIISFDGKAQAKPAKLFGGEDKIVYDATIEDKTYDDVDAAKAAIKVTKKVNDEDAKEVTTGITFGDAVEDTTNTDATVKVYKIAVKVDGKDIKTLTFKVKVVAGGTVGAEIKDEVKTADTVVKADDADL; this comes from the coding sequence ATGAAAAATCTCAAAAAGGTTTTGGCACTTGTTGTAGTATTCGCTATGATGCTCTCCACAGTTGCTTTTGCAGGTTCTTTCCCGGACGTTGCAGATGACGCTGATTATGCAAGTGCAATCGAAACACTCGCAGCAATGGGATTCTTTAAAGGTGACGACAACGGCAACTTTAATCCCGATGCTACAATCACAAGAGCAGAATATGCTGTAATCGTTTGCAGACTTTTAGGTATTGAAGGTTCTGCAACAGGAAAATGCGACTTCACAGACGCTGCTGATCACTGGGCAACAGGCTACATAAAAATGGCTAACCAGTACGGTATCGTTAAAGGCTACGGCGACGGCAACTTCGGTCCCGACGACGCAGTTAAATACGAAGAAGCTGTTAAAATGCTCGTTTGCGCATTAGGCTATGAGCCGATGGCAACATCTAAAGGCGGTTACCCCACAGGTTATATCGCAGTTGCTTCGCAGATTGGTCTTCTTGACGGTGTATCCGGCGCTGCACAGGGCACAGGCGCTGCAAGAAACATTGTTGCTACAATGACTTACAACGCACTTGATATCCCCGTTATGGAGCAGGTTGGTTTCGGTACAGAAATCTCTTACGAAATCATGAAGAAAAATGATGACCATGACAAATCTACTCTCTTGACAAAAATGGGTATCTACAAATTAGGCGGTACAATCCTTGCTAACTCTAAAGTAGACTACAGCGGTTCTAATAACAAAACAGACGCCGGCAAAATCTACTTTGCAATGGACGACGACTATGATTGCCCCGAAAGCGCACTTGCTTTCAAAAACGACAATCAGACAGTTAGAAACCACACATTTGAGGCTGGTCTTACAGACGCTGAAGATTTAGTTGCTACATCTGTTATCCTTTACGTTTCTAAAGTATCGGGCAAATGGACTGTTCAGGCTGCTGAAATCGACGGTGACAACACAAACACACTCGTAATCAAAGCTGGTGATCTTAACGACACAGAAAAAGATTTGACAAAGGGTGATAAAGCAAAACCGTACATCAGATACTACAAAGACGGCGTTACAAGCGGTGACGGCACAAAAGTTAACCTCAACGGTAACTACGTTGCAGCTTGGAACAACAACATTGCTGACCTTACTGCTTTGACATCTGACGTTTCTGCAACAGTTGAGTTCATTGACTGGGATAACGATAACAAATATGATATCGTTAAAGTTTCCGAGTATATGCACTTGATTGCTGACAAAGTTGACGAAAAGAAAGGTATTATCGAAACGCTCCAGGGCACAAAGATTGACCTTGATATCGACAACGACGACGCTATCGTTTCTATCAAAGATGCAAACGGTAAAGCACTTGAAATGACAGACATCGCTAACGGCGACGTTCTCGCATTGCTCATCACTTCTAAAGATGAGAAAGCAGTAAGACCGAAACTTAACTATGCAAAAGCTAACTATGAAGCTTTGGATATCGTTGTTCTTAAAGACAGCACTGTAACAGGCGCAGTTAAAGAGTACGACGCAGACGGTTCTGACCTTACAATCAGCGTTGACGGTAAAGACTATGATGTTGCTACAGGCGATGCTGGTATATACAACAAGAGCAAAATCGATCTTCAGGCTGAAGGTACTTTCTACATTGGTATCAACGGTGATATCGTAGGTTTTGAGGGTGACAAACTTACATCTGACAACTATGGCTTAATCCTCTCGGCTTACACATCTTCTAACAAATCTACTGCTCCTCAGGTTACAATTATGACAAAAGAAGGCAAAGAGGTTACATATGACTTCGCTTCTTCTGTAAGATTTGTTAACCCGAACACAGGCAAATACATCAAAGAAAATACAAAAGACAAAGCTTCTTCCGATTTGGTATCGAGCCTCGAAAAAACAACTTGGAAAGATGTATTGTCTACATCGAAAGAAATCAGAAACAGCTTTAATGATGCTTTCACAGATGAGCTTGATGAGATCACTGAAGCTAATCGTTCAGCTGAAGTTGCAAAGAGACTTATCACTTTCAAACTCAACTCGAGCAATGAAATCGTTGAAGTAACACCTGCTTCTACAGACAAAGTTACAACTGAAGATGTAGATTTCGGTATTGCAAGCACAACTGCTACAAAAGAAACATACAAAGCTAACGGTCAGAAACTTGGTAAATACCTCTTGGCTGACGATGCAGTTATCTTTGATGTAGACTTCGACAATCCGTCGAGCACAAAAGTAAGCGATGTATCTTACTTCGTTGACGATAATGATTACACCGCACTTCTTTACAACAAAGATGATGACGGATATTACGGTGCAGTTGCAATCGTTGCAGCTGACGCTGTATTTGAAGACGGCGCAGGTCTTGCAATCGTTGAATCTAAGAGAGACACAATGGTTGACGACAAAGAAGTAACTAAAGTTGTTGCATACAAAGACGGCGAAAAAGTTGAACTTATCTTCGATGATGATGAGTATACACAGAAATACAGTGATGTAGCTCCTGAAGATTTCGCAATCGGTACAGTATTTATGTATACTGCAAATGCAGAAGGTCTTGTTTCTAAATACGCAGTAGTTGGTCAGACAACTGTTGCAAGCAACAACACAAAGACATTTGCATTCAATGCTAAATTCGCTAAAAACTACACTGCTGACGGTGACAAAGTAAGCGTTAAAGACGGTGACGCATTCTATCTTGGTTACATTATGGATAAGACATCGAACGACGCTACTGTTACAGTTGGTGTAACTGCTGCTGTTGCAGGCAAAGGCTACAAAGCTGACAAGAACGGTGACCAGTTCACAGTTTCTAAAGCTAACCAGTACACAGTTACAGGTAATGCAAAGAACACATCGCTCTCGATTGGTTCTTACACATACGGCGATATAGACAAATACGATGCTGACAAAGATGCTGCTTACTACGTTCTTATCAGAACATACGAAGATGATGAGATCGATATCATCTCGTTCGACGGTAAAGCACAGGCTAAACCCGCTAAATTGTTCGGCGGCGAAGACAAAATCGTTTATGATGCAACAATCGAAGACAAAACTTACGATGATGTTGATGCTGCGAAAGCTGCTATCAAAGTAACAAAAAAAGTAAACGATGAAGATGCTAAAGAAGTTACAACTGGTATTACATTTGGCGATGCTGTGGAAGATACAACTAACACAGATGCAACTGTAAAAGTTTACAAGATTGCAGTTAAAGTTGATGGCAAAGATATAAAAACTTTGACATTCAAAGTTAAAGTTGTTGCTGGTGGCACTGTAGGCGCTGAAATCAAAGATGAAGTTAAAACAGCTGACACAGTTGTAAAAGCTGACGACGCTGACCTTTAA
- a CDS encoding DUF4830 domain-containing protein, translated as MEFIKRYFKHFCFAFIVLIGLSAVIFNPVGRLDADTDAGRIKFIEKYGWKVEKVPYLCEKVQIPVTFDSALENYAQIQKRSGFDLSKYRGAVAERWSYRVLNHAGDEKYAYANVFVYQGKIIAADIVSPKIDGFITSVNDTEYIKKE; from the coding sequence ATGGAATTTATAAAAAGATATTTCAAGCATTTTTGTTTTGCGTTTATTGTGCTTATCGGGCTTTCTGCGGTGATTTTCAATCCCGTCGGACGGCTTGACGCAGACACCGACGCAGGACGGATTAAATTTATTGAAAAATACGGCTGGAAAGTGGAAAAAGTGCCGTATTTATGCGAAAAAGTGCAAATTCCCGTAACGTTTGACAGCGCGCTTGAAAATTATGCGCAAATTCAAAAAAGGTCGGGATTTGACCTTTCAAAGTACCGCGGTGCGGTTGCCGAGCGCTGGTCCTACCGCGTTTTAAACCACGCCGGCGACGAAAAATATGCCTATGCAAATGTTTTTGTGTATCAGGGCAAAATTATAGCCGCGGACATCGTAAGCCCGAAAATCGACGGGTTTATCACGTCGGTAAACGACACCGAATACATTAAAAAGGAGTAA
- a CDS encoding pseudouridine synthase, which translates to MRLDKFLADCGQGSRKDIKKMITNGLVTLDGAVCKSAQTAVDENSDVALCGKKIVYEKFIYLMMNKPQGYISATEDTRKKTVLDLLGDEYKYFSLFPAGRLDIDTEGFLLLTNDGNFAHNILSPKKHVDKTYFAKIDGQITDEHIKMFADGIVLDDGYKTLPSRLKILKSDENSSEIEITVREGKFHQIKRMFDAVGTHVAYLKRIAMGGLYLDESLGKGEVKKLTKEETEKITGGQNGHNQNALQ; encoded by the coding sequence ATGCGTCTGGACAAATTTCTGGCGGACTGCGGACAGGGCAGCCGAAAGGACATAAAAAAGATGATTACAAACGGTCTTGTGACGCTTGACGGCGCGGTTTGCAAATCGGCGCAGACGGCGGTTGACGAAAACAGCGACGTTGCGCTTTGCGGAAAAAAGATTGTTTACGAAAAATTTATCTATCTTATGATGAACAAACCGCAGGGATACATCAGCGCAACCGAAGATACGCGCAAAAAGACGGTTTTGGACCTTTTGGGCGATGAATACAAATACTTTTCGCTTTTTCCCGCGGGCAGGCTAGACATCGACACCGAGGGTTTTTTGCTCCTCACCAACGACGGAAATTTTGCGCACAATATTCTCTCGCCCAAAAAGCACGTGGACAAGACGTATTTTGCGAAAATCGACGGGCAAATCACCGATGAACACATAAAAATGTTTGCGGACGGGATTGTACTTGACGACGGCTACAAAACGCTCCCGTCGCGTCTTAAAATTTTAAAATCGGACGAAAATTCGAGCGAAATCGAAATTACCGTCCGCGAGGGCAAATTTCATCAAATAAAGCGTATGTTTGATGCCGTCGGCACGCACGTTGCGTATCTCAAACGCATTGCAATGGGCGGTCTTTATCTTGACGAAAGCCTTGGAAAAGGCGAAGTGAAAAAGCTTACAAAAGAAGAAACCGAAAAAATTACCGGAGGACAAAATGGACATAATCAAAACGCTTTGCAGTGA
- a CDS encoding D-sedoheptulose-7-phosphate isomerase has protein sequence MKNEFYERYPMLKENEDKIEKVIEAIINTYNSGGTVLLCGNGGSESDCDHIVGEFMKGFMLKRPFKGEDRNAIVKAFGTEDAVKNFQYAVPAISLPSLSAVNTAFINDVAPDFVYAQLMYGYGKKGDVAIGISTSGNSKNVVNALIAAKAKGMFTVALTGAKPNRSEEIADVSIKVCETETYKVQELHLPTYHYICAEVERRLFE, from the coding sequence ATGAAAAATGAATTTTACGAAAGATACCCTATGCTTAAAGAAAACGAGGATAAAATCGAGAAAGTTATCGAGGCGATTATAAATACATACAACAGCGGCGGAACAGTGCTTTTGTGCGGAAACGGCGGTTCAGAGAGCGACTGTGACCACATTGTGGGCGAATTTATGAAAGGTTTTATGCTCAAAAGACCGTTTAAGGGCGAGGACAGGAACGCGATTGTGAAAGCGTTCGGCACGGAGGACGCGGTGAAAAATTTTCAGTACGCGGTGCCTGCCATTTCGCTTCCGTCACTTTCGGCGGTTAACACGGCGTTTATCAACGACGTTGCGCCCGATTTTGTGTATGCACAGCTTATGTACGGCTACGGCAAAAAAGGTGACGTTGCGATAGGAATTTCGACGTCGGGCAACTCGAAAAACGTGGTTAACGCGCTTATCGCGGCAAAGGCAAAAGGAATGTTCACCGTTGCGCTCACGGGCGCAAAACCCAACCGTTCGGAGGAAATCGCCGACGTTTCAATAAAAGTGTGTGAAACCGAAACGTATAAGGTTCAGGAGTTGCATTTGCCGACGTATCATTATATTTGCGCCGAGGTTGAGCGACGTTTGTTTGAGTAA
- a CDS encoding Tex family protein codes for MDIIKTLCSELNIKKEQAENTIKLLDEGNTIAFIARYRKEVTGSLDDKILRTFYDRLNYLRSFNERSDEIIRLITEQGKMTDEILTAVNNAKILQELEDIYRPYKQKKRTRATIAKEKGLEPLANIILLQKENSGDLNEIASPFINPEKGTESAEEAISGACDIIAEMLSDNADCRKFIRNFTQREGILRTKNTKDEDSVYRMYYDFSEPLKKVADHRILAINRGEKEEFLSVSVEVDEDKIFARLEKEIIKNENSIYTDILKETVRDAYKRLIAPSIEREVRGFFTENASENAIKLFSKNLDRLLMQPPIKGKTVLGVDPGYRTGCKVAVIDKTGKVCDTGIIFCTLAHHDKEKSKKYVLSLIEKYGVDLIAIGNGTASKESEMFIADVIKDADRKVYYLIVNEAGASVYSASKEGEEEFPDFTVEQRSAVSIARRCQDPLVEFVKIDPKSIGVGQYQHDMNQKRLKEALTGVVENCVNTVGVDLNTASYALLSYVSGINQTAAKNIVKYREENGEFSSRKELLKVDKIGPKAFLQCAGFLRIPDGGEILDNTGVHPESYKAARALLKTLGYTESDVANRAVGDIKERMKTIDLQHFCADNNVGEITVSDIADSLLKPGRDVRDTLPKPLLLTDVLSISDLKEGMILTGTVRNVTDFGAFVDIGVHQDGLVHISQICDRYIKNPTEVLSVGDIVKVKVLEADEAKKRISLSIKEAK; via the coding sequence ATGGACATAATCAAAACGCTTTGCAGTGAATTAAACATAAAAAAGGAGCAGGCGGAAAACACAATAAAACTGCTCGACGAGGGTAACACAATCGCGTTTATAGCGCGTTACCGAAAAGAAGTGACAGGCTCTTTGGACGACAAAATTCTGCGCACATTTTACGACCGTCTTAACTATCTTCGGTCGTTTAACGAGCGCAGTGACGAGATTATCCGACTCATAACCGAACAGGGCAAAATGACGGACGAAATTCTCACTGCCGTAAACAACGCGAAAATTTTGCAGGAACTTGAGGACATTTACCGTCCGTATAAGCAGAAAAAGCGCACAAGGGCGACAATCGCAAAAGAAAAAGGGCTTGAACCGCTTGCAAATATCATACTTCTTCAAAAGGAAAATTCGGGCGATTTAAACGAAATTGCGTCGCCGTTTATAAATCCCGAAAAGGGTACGGAAAGCGCGGAGGAGGCGATTTCGGGCGCGTGTGACATCATTGCCGAAATGCTGTCCGACAACGCGGACTGCCGAAAATTTATACGTAATTTCACACAGCGCGAGGGTATTCTGCGCACAAAAAATACAAAGGACGAAGACTCGGTTTACCGTATGTATTACGACTTTTCCGAACCGCTCAAAAAGGTTGCCGACCACCGCATTTTAGCCATAAACCGCGGTGAAAAAGAGGAATTTTTAAGCGTGTCCGTTGAGGTTGACGAGGACAAAATTTTTGCGCGCCTTGAAAAGGAAATTATCAAAAACGAAAATTCGATATACACCGATATTTTGAAAGAAACGGTGCGCGACGCATACAAGCGTCTTATCGCGCCGTCAATCGAGCGCGAGGTGAGGGGATTTTTCACCGAAAACGCGTCGGAAAACGCAATAAAACTGTTTTCAAAAAATCTGGACAGGCTCCTTATGCAGCCGCCGATTAAGGGCAAAACCGTTCTCGGCGTTGACCCCGGATACAGGACAGGCTGTAAGGTCGCTGTTATCGACAAAACGGGAAAGGTGTGCGACACCGGCATAATTTTCTGCACACTTGCGCATCACGATAAGGAAAAATCAAAAAAATACGTGCTTTCGCTCATTGAAAAATACGGCGTTGACCTCATTGCAATCGGCAACGGAACCGCGTCGAAAGAGAGCGAAATGTTCATTGCCGACGTTATAAAAGATGCGGACAGGAAAGTTTATTACCTTATTGTCAACGAGGCGGGCGCGTCGGTTTATTCCGCGTCGAAAGAGGGCGAGGAGGAGTTTCCCGATTTCACGGTTGAACAGCGCAGTGCGGTGTCAATCGCACGCCGCTGCCAGGACCCTCTGGTGGAATTTGTCAAAATCGACCCGAAATCAATCGGCGTGGGACAGTATCAGCACGATATGAACCAAAAACGCTTGAAAGAGGCACTCACGGGCGTTGTGGAAAACTGCGTTAACACCGTCGGCGTTGACCTTAACACCGCATCGTATGCGCTTTTGAGCTACGTTTCGGGCATAAATCAGACAGCGGCGAAAAATATCGTTAAATACCGCGAGGAAAACGGCGAATTTTCGTCGCGCAAAGAACTTTTGAAAGTTGACAAGATCGGGCCGAAAGCATTTTTGCAGTGCGCAGGATTTCTGCGCATTCCCGACGGCGGTGAAATTCTCGACAACACGGGCGTTCACCCCGAATCGTACAAAGCGGCGCGCGCACTTTTGAAAACGCTCGGCTACACCGAAAGCGACGTTGCAAACCGCGCGGTCGGCGACATTAAAGAGCGTATGAAAACCATTGATTTACAGCATTTCTGCGCAGACAACAACGTCGGCGAAATCACCGTTTCGGACATTGCCGATTCGCTTTTAAAGCCGGGCAGAGACGTCCGCGACACATTGCCGAAACCGCTTTTGCTCACCGACGTTTTGAGCATTTCCGACCTTAAAGAAGGTATGATTTTGACCGGCACGGTGCGCAATGTCACCGACTTCGGCGCGTTTGTTGACATCGGCGTTCACCAGGACGGACTTGTGCACATTTCGCAAATCTGCGACCGCTACATCAAAAACCCCACCGAGGTGCTATCGGTCGGCGACATTGTGAAAGTCAAGGTTTTGGAGGCGGACGAGGCGAAAAAGCGCATTTCGCTGTCTATAAAAGAAGCGAAATAG
- the rpsB gene encoding 30S ribosomal protein S2 produces the protein MSVISMKQLLEAGVHFGHQTRRWNPKMAEYIYTERNGIYIINLQKTVKKIEEAYAFVKEVAESGQDILFVGTKKQAQDSIKEEAERVGMYYVNARWLGGMMTNFKTIKQRIERLNQLRKMEEDGTFDLLPKKEVIKLNLEIEKLDKYLGGIKDMKKLPGALFIVDPRKEKIAVAEAKKLGIPVVAIVDTNCDPDEVDYVIPGNDDAIRAVKLITATIANAVIEGRQGEQLAPEAEKEEAAEE, from the coding sequence ATGTCAGTAATTTCTATGAAACAGCTTCTCGAAGCAGGTGTTCACTTCGGTCACCAGACGAGAAGATGGAACCCGAAGATGGCAGAGTACATCTACACCGAAAGAAACGGTATCTACATCATCAATCTTCAGAAAACCGTTAAAAAAATCGAAGAAGCTTATGCGTTTGTTAAAGAAGTCGCAGAAAGCGGTCAGGACATTTTGTTCGTAGGTACTAAAAAACAGGCGCAGGATTCTATTAAAGAAGAAGCCGAAAGAGTAGGTATGTACTACGTTAACGCAAGATGGCTCGGCGGTATGATGACAAACTTCAAAACCATCAAGCAGAGAATTGAAAGATTAAATCAGCTCCGCAAAATGGAGGAGGACGGCACATTTGACCTTCTTCCCAAAAAAGAAGTTATCAAATTAAACCTTGAAATCGAAAAACTCGACAAATACCTCGGCGGTATTAAAGATATGAAAAAACTCCCCGGCGCGCTCTTTATCGTTGACCCGAGAAAAGAGAAAATCGCGGTTGCGGAGGCTAAAAAACTCGGTATCCCCGTTGTTGCTATCGTTGATACAAACTGCGATCCCGACGAAGTTGACTATGTAATCCCCGGCAACGACGACGCAATCAGAGCCGTAAAACTTATCACTGCTACAATCGCTAACGCGGTTATCGAGGGCAGACAGGGCGAACAGCTCGCTCCCGAGGCTGAAAAAGAAGAAGCGGCTGAAGAATAA
- the tsf gene encoding translation elongation factor Ts, with translation MFTAKDVKELREKTGCGMMDCKKALTESDGDMEKAMELLREKGLAAATKKAGRIAAEGIVSSYTSDDASVGAIIEVNSETDFVGKNADFKAFVGALAKIVADSNPADLEALNALKFDDTKTVEEELREKILTIGENMKIRRFARFEGNVVTYIHGEGRIGVMVKVEGDLTDDAKAAAKDAAMQIAAMNPLYLDKTTVPAEDLEKEKHIILAQMKEDPKNAGKPENILEKMLTGKVNKFYELNCLNQQEFVKDSNYKVEKYLAEKGIKLVDFVRFEKGEGLEKKEENFADEVASMMK, from the coding sequence ATGTTTACAGCTAAAGACGTTAAAGAATTAAGAGAAAAAACAGGCTGCGGTATGATGGACTGCAAAAAAGCGCTTACCGAGTCTGACGGCGATATGGAAAAAGCTATGGAGCTTTTGAGAGAAAAAGGTCTTGCGGCGGCTACAAAAAAAGCAGGCAGAATTGCCGCTGAAGGTATTGTAAGCTCGTACACAAGCGACGACGCTTCCGTGGGCGCTATTATCGAGGTTAACTCCGAAACCGACTTTGTCGGCAAAAACGCTGATTTTAAAGCGTTTGTAGGCGCTCTTGCAAAAATTGTTGCAGACAGCAATCCTGCTGACCTTGAGGCTCTTAACGCTCTCAAATTCGACGATACAAAGACTGTTGAGGAGGAACTCCGCGAGAAAATCCTCACAATCGGCGAGAATATGAAAATCAGAAGATTTGCACGTTTTGAAGGAAACGTTGTAACTTATATCCACGGCGAGGGCAGAATAGGCGTTATGGTTAAAGTTGAGGGCGACCTCACAGACGACGCAAAAGCTGCCGCTAAAGACGCTGCAATGCAGATTGCCGCTATGAATCCGCTTTATCTTGACAAGACAACAGTTCCGGCTGAAGACCTTGAAAAAGAAAAGCATATCATTCTTGCGCAGATGAAAGAAGATCCCAAGAATGCCGGCAAACCCGAAAACATTCTTGAAAAAATGCTCACAGGCAAGGTTAACAAATTCTATGAGCTCAACTGCTTAAATCAGCAGGAATTTGTTAAAGATTCCAACTACAAAGTTGAAAAATACCTTGCAGAAAAAGGCATTAAACTTGTTGATTTCGTTAGATTTGAAAAAGGCGAGGGTCTTGAAAAGAAAGAAGAAAATTTCGCTGACGAAGTTGCAAGTATGATGAAGTAA
- a CDS encoding ABC transporter ATP-binding protein encodes MASLKLDHIYKKYAGGVVAVSDFCLEIADKEFIVLVGPSGCGKSTTLRMIAGLEEISEGELYIGDKLMNDVAPKDRDIAMVFQNYALYPHMTVYENMAFGLKLRKTPKDEINRRVTEAAKILDIEHLLDRKPKALSGGQRQRVALGRAIVREPKVFLMDEPLSNLDAKLRVQMRTEIGKLHHRLQTTFIYVTHDQTEAMTMGSRIVVMKDGLMQQVDSPINLYNYPCNMFVAGFIGSPQMNFIDAEVVSKDGGIYLTFGDHSVKLEETKAKAVEEKGYVGKTVVMGIRPEDLHDEEAFISIAKDCVVKANVDLTEVMGAETYLYLTIAGTPFVARVSPRSTAQKDDVIDIAFDAHKIHVFDKETQLTIVN; translated from the coding sequence ATGGCAAGTCTTAAATTGGATCACATTTATAAAAAATACGCAGGCGGCGTTGTTGCCGTTTCAGATTTCTGCCTCGAAATTGCCGACAAAGAATTTATCGTTCTTGTTGGACCTTCGGGCTGCGGTAAATCCACAACATTGAGAATGATTGCAGGTCTTGAAGAAATTTCGGAAGGTGAACTTTACATAGGCGACAAGCTTATGAACGACGTCGCTCCGAAAGACAGAGATATTGCAATGGTTTTCCAGAACTACGCTTTGTATCCGCATATGACGGTTTACGAAAATATGGCGTTCGGTCTTAAGCTCCGCAAAACACCGAAAGACGAAATTAACAGACGTGTTACCGAAGCTGCAAAAATCCTCGATATCGAACATCTTCTCGACAGAAAGCCGAAGGCTCTCTCAGGCGGACAGAGACAGAGGGTTGCGCTCGGCCGTGCTATCGTTCGTGAGCCTAAAGTATTCCTTATGGACGAACCGCTCTCCAACCTCGACGCGAAACTTCGTGTTCAGATGAGAACGGAAATCGGCAAACTGCATCACAGATTGCAGACAACATTTATCTATGTAACCCACGACCAGACAGAGGCTATGACAATGGGTTCGAGAATTGTTGTTATGAAAGACGGTCTTATGCAGCAGGTTGATTCGCCGATTAACCTTTACAACTATCCTTGCAATATGTTCGTTGCAGGCTTTATCGGAAGCCCGCAGATGAACTTTATCGACGCAGAGGTTGTTTCTAAAGACGGCGGAATTTATCTTACATTCGGCGACCACAGCGTTAAGCTTGAAGAAACAAAAGCTAAAGCTGTTGAAGAAAAAGGCTATGTCGGCAAAACAGTTGTTATGGGCATCCGCCCCGAAGATTTGCACGACGAAGAAGCATTTATCTCGATTGCTAAAGACTGCGTAGTTAAAGCAAACGTAGACCTTACAGAGGTTATGGGTGCTGAAACATATCTGTACCTTACAATCGCAGGAACACCGTTCGTTGCAAGAGTAAGCCCCAGAAGCACAGCACAGAAAGATGACGTTATCGACATCGCGTTCGACGCGCATAAGATACACGTATTCGACAAGGAAACACAGCTTACAATCGTTAACTGA